The Chryseobacterium oranimense genome contains the following window.
TTGCTCAGCTTGCTGTCTTCATAGGCTGTATTTACTTTGACAAGGGCAATGCTGTTCATATTGATCATTCCCGCCAGTACAATTTCCCCTTTTGTTTTTGTATCAGGTTTACTTTCTCCCGTAAGAGCCGCAGTATTAAATGAAGCCGATTCACTTATCAGTTCGCCATCCAGAGCCAGTTTTTCTCCGGGTTTCAGCTGGATGATATCTCCTATTCTGGTTTCTTTGGCTTTAATGGTTCTAGGCTGGCTGCCTTCCATAACGGTGACCTCATCAGGACGCTGATCCAACAGTGCTTTAATGTTTCCTTTGGCTCTTGTAACAGCCATCCCCTGGAATACTTCTCCCACAGAGTAGAAAAGCATTACAGCGACACCTTCCGGATATTCACCAATGGCAAATGCTCCTACCGTGGCGATTCCCATCAGGAAAAATTCGGAAAAGACATCTCCCTGGATGATACTTTCATAAGCTTCCTTCAAAACCGGAAGACCTACAGGAACATAGGCTGCCAGATACCAAACTAAACGTACCCAGCCTGTAAACCATTCTGTTTTTATATAATTGTCCAATGCTATTCCTATCAGTAACAGCACGAAAGATATTATGGCAGGAAGAAACAGCTGAAAGGTCGTTTTATCTCCTGTATCATGGGAGTGGTCGTGACCGTCTCCTTCTGAATGATCATGTTTATGAGGTTCTTCATTTTTTGGTTTTGTGCTACAACATTCTTCCATAAGTACTATTTTGATGTAAAATTAAGGTTATACTCAATGCAATACTATTGCAAACTTTCGAGACAGTTCTCACAGATTCCTTTGGCAAAAAGCCTTATTTCATCTATTCTGAAATTGGCCTGGACATTTTCCGGGAAGGAAATATCTTCCCGACAGGTGGTCTGTTTGCATATTTTGCAGTAAAAGTGCAGGTGCCAGTCTTTGTGTGTTTTCTCATCACAGCCGTCATCACATAATTTATATTTTGTAGTGGCATTTTCCTGAATGCTATGGACAATTCCTTTTTCTTCGAAGGTTTTCAAAGTACGGTAAATGGTAGTCCTGTCCGCATTATCAAAATGGTCTTCAACTTCCGAAAGTGAAAGGGCAGCTGCCTGTGTGCTTAAAAAATCATATACCAGAATCCTCATACTTGTTGGCTTGGTATTTTTATCGATAAGTTTGGTTTCTATATCTTTTTTCATTTTACCATTACTTTTTAAAGATGTACTTCCTGTTCTTCATAACCTTCTTCTTCAATCTGAAAAGTGGTATGAGAAATTTTAAAATTTTCTGTTGTAACATCCGTTAAGGTTCTGAGCAGCTGATTCTGCCCTGTTTGCTTATCTTTCACGATGTGAGCACTCATTGCATTTACACTTGAGGTCAGCGACCACACGTGAAGATCATGAACGCCTTCAACACCCGGAATTTTTTCTAATGACTGACGAAGCTGATGAATATCAACATCTTTTGGGGTTCCTTCCAACAGGACATTGACTGCTTCTTTTAACAAGCGCCATGTTCTTGGAAAGATCAAAAGACCAATAACCGCTGAAATAATCGGATCTGCGTAATACCAGCCTGTCGTCAGCATAATAACTCCTGCAATCATCACTCCAATAGAGGTCAGCATATCAGAAAGTACTTCAAAATAGGCTCCTTTCATATTCAGACTTCCTTCAGAATCTTTTCTCAGGATCATCATTCCGATAATATTTACTACCAATCCTATTCCGGCTACAACCAGCATGGTTTTACTCTGAACTGCCGGAGGATTCTGGAATCTTTGGTAAGCTTCATACAATACATAAAGGGAGATTCCCAATAATACCACAGCATTGATGACTGCTGCCAATATTTCTGTCCGGTAGTACCCGAATGTTTTGGAAGCATCTGCTTTTCTTTCTCCTATTTTAATAGCGATAAATGCCAAAAGCAATCCCACAACATCAGTCAGCATGTGTGCTGCATCTGCCATCAGGGCAAGACTTTGGGTAATGAGACCGCCGATCACTTCAGCAATCATATAGGCTCCGCTTAACAGCAGAACAAAGAGTAAATTCTTTTTGTGTCTGCTGGCCGGTGAACCTGTCTGTATTTTTATTTCTTCCATGTTTTTTGAAATTTTAGCTGATTACATTACGTAATACAAAGGATTTTCTTTTCTAACAGGAACATTCTGATCTCCTGTCATTTGTTTTATATTCATTTCAATAGTCTGTGCCAGTGAAGTCACAGGCGTATCTACAGGTCCGTTTTCAAAAGGATCCTGCATGATGATAGAGGTTTTCTCTATGGCAAGAAACATGACCGGAATAAGGAAGGTGATTAATATTTCAACAGCCAGCTGAGAATCATCCAGCCCAAACGGAAGGATAGCGGCAAAAACATAGATCAGAGTATGCAGTAAAATACTGTAAGATCTTGGGAAAACCGTATTCTTCAGTCTTTCACATTTTCCCATGCTGTCGCATAGCCTGGTGATGATGTCATTCAGCTGCATTTGCTGGAAGTCTGTTAATCCTTTTGAGGAAGCTGTTTCTTTGAGCTGTTGGGAATGGGCATCCAGAAGAGCATTCGGAACATTGTCAGCTTTGATATGGTGTTCATCCAGATAGTGCTGAACGTTTTCTGAAAAAGGCAGTTTTCTCAAAGATTCGCCAAGAGCATAGGTCCAGATGATCTGCCTTTCTGCAAATTCCTTTATGAACTTATCTTCTCCCACCGGAAAAAACTGGATGATCAACCTCATCAGTGTTCTGGAATCATTGACTATGGCACCCCAAACTGTTCTGGCTTCCCACCATCTTTCGTAGGATTGGGAAGTCCGGAATGCCAGCAGCAATGATACGGCTGTACCCAAAAGTGCCGGAATATTAAGGGG
Protein-coding sequences here:
- a CDS encoding Fur family transcriptional regulator yields the protein MKKDIETKLIDKNTKPTSMRILVYDFLSTQAAALSLSEVEDHFDNADRTTIYRTLKTFEEKGIVHSIQENATTKYKLCDDGCDEKTHKDWHLHFYCKICKQTTCREDISFPENVQANFRIDEIRLFAKGICENCLESLQ
- a CDS encoding cation diffusion facilitator family transporter, producing the protein MEEIKIQTGSPASRHKKNLLFVLLLSGAYMIAEVIGGLITQSLALMADAAHMLTDVVGLLLAFIAIKIGERKADASKTFGYYRTEILAAVINAVVLLGISLYVLYEAYQRFQNPPAVQSKTMLVVAGIGLVVNIIGMMILRKDSEGSLNMKGAYFEVLSDMLTSIGVMIAGVIMLTTGWYYADPIISAVIGLLIFPRTWRLLKEAVNVLLEGTPKDVDIHQLRQSLEKIPGVEGVHDLHVWSLTSSVNAMSAHIVKDKQTGQNQLLRTLTDVTTENFKISHTTFQIEEEGYEEQEVHL
- a CDS encoding bestrophin family protein, with protein sequence MLLNKKISIWYFIREIRSQILFMAIFAVSIGLLDLLPWFRKISLPLNIPALLGTAVSLLLAFRTSQSYERWWEARTVWGAIVNDSRTLMRLIIQFFPVGEDKFIKEFAERQIIWTYALGESLRKLPFSENVQHYLDEHHIKADNVPNALLDAHSQQLKETASSKGLTDFQQMQLNDIITRLCDSMGKCERLKNTVFPRSYSILLHTLIYVFAAILPFGLDDSQLAVEILITFLIPVMFLAIEKTSIIMQDPFENGPVDTPVTSLAQTIEMNIKQMTGDQNVPVRKENPLYYVM